A single window of Nicotiana sylvestris chromosome 3, ASM39365v2, whole genome shotgun sequence DNA harbors:
- the LOC138888095 gene encoding putative F-box/LRR-repeat protein At3g28410 yields the protein MLHLAVFYVEFAVRGVVISWKSLKTVKFSTVVLKHEEIGKLLSDCPTLETLELSCFYVFRHLEINNSNLKRLKLKDSWPAYEEGDHTLEIAAPYLQHLEISGDIDDVKSRLVNVSSLVSVELIFDITCVQDLQLEKFVSFVDYAFGKLFYTCSSLRTLALSNCAFDRGVVISWKSLKTVKFSTVVFKHEEIGKLLSDCPTLETLELSCFYAFRHLEIKNSNLKRIKLKDSWPAYEEGDHTLEIAAPYLQHLEISGDIDDVKSRLVNVSSLVSVELIFEITCVSNLQDHFVYVIET from the exons ATGTTGCACCTTGCAGTATTTTATGTGGAATTTgccgtaag AGGAGTTGTTATTTCGTGGAAATCTCTGAAGACTGTCAAGTTTAGCACAGTGGTGTTGAAGCATGAAGAGATTGGAAAGTTACTGTCAGATTGTCCTACTTTGGAAACTCTGGAATTGTCTTGTTTCTATGTTTTTCGACATCTGGAAATTAACAATTCAAATTTAAAGAGACTAAAATTGAAAGATAGTTGGCCTGCGTATGAAGAGGGTGATCATACGTTGGAAATTGCTGCACCATATCTTCAACACTTGGAGATCTCTGGAGATATTGATGATGTTAAGTCTAGGCTAGTAAATGTATCCTCTTTGGTCAGCGTTGAGCTTATTTTTGACATTACAT GTGTTCAGGATTTACAATTAGAAAAATTTGTATCCTTCGTAGACTACGCATTTGGTAAAC TGTTCTACACTTGCTCGTCATTGAGAACATTAGCTTTGTCTAATTGTGCATTTGATAGAGGAGTTGTTATTTCGTGGAAATCTCTGAAGACTGTCAAGTTTAGCACAGTGGTGTTTAAGCATGAAGAGATTGGGAAGTTACTGTCAGATTGTCCTACTTTGGAAACTCTGGAATTGTCTTGTTTCTATGCTTTTCGGCATCTGgaaattaaaaattcaaatttaaagagaataaaattgaAAGATAGTTGGCCTGCATATGAAGAGGGTGATCATACGTTGGAAATTGCTGCACCATATCTTCAACACTTGGAGATCTCTGGAGATATTGATGATGTTAAGTCTAGGCTAGTAAATGTATCCTCTTTGGTCAGCGTTGAGCTTATTTTTGAAATTACATGTGTGAGTAACCTCCAGGATCATTTTGTATATGTTATAGAAACATAA